In Papaver somniferum cultivar HN1 unplaced genomic scaffold, ASM357369v1 unplaced-scaffold_114, whole genome shotgun sequence, a genomic segment contains:
- the LOC113328893 gene encoding heat shock cognate 70 kDa protein-like isoform X2, which produces MWPFRVIAGQKNKLMIQVNYKGKEIQLTSEEISAMVLLKMRETAEAYLGSSVQDAVITVPAYFNDSQRQATLDAGKIAGLNVLRIINEPTAAGIAYGFEKKAFGASARNVLIFDLGGGSCDVSLLNINNNTYDVKATYGDTHLGGKDFDDRMLEHFVRKFKTQHKKDISGCSKALSRLRTSCESAKRILTYTTRATVEVYSLYEGANFRATISRAQFELLNMDLFQKCMGLVQKCLVIAEMDKYSVDEIVLVGGSTRIPMVQYLLKDLFNGKDLYKGFDPDEAVAYGAAVQAAILSGEYNKKVQDLVLLDVTPFTLFIEPEEGPANVFIHRKTTIPTKNKQVYTLCKENNKNSTSLKINVYEMGDKYITSVDNLLGEFELTRFSAENSDISNSFPVCYEVDANGIFYVTVEDMHTGNKDSVRVSDDVRRLSQAEIDRLIRKAELYKLEDEKLQKKVEARNSFENYSYEIRNKINNGGKATLTEKMDIMDAFNHSMEWLDKLADLEHIQNMWNTLQNICGPDFTMVYQLGGSGSVTGAAYPDMGADPSMGAAYPDTTLTYQLGGPGPDMSSVPNMDAAYPDITTMYQSGGANPAMGAAYPGTDDAQPETDEFEEIFECCCS; this is translated from the coding sequence ATGTGGCCATTTAGAGTAATTGCTGGCCAAAAGAATAAACTCATGATTCAAGTCAATTATAAGGGAAAGGAAATACAGTTAACCAGTGAGGAAATTTCAGCCATGGTTCTCCTTAAGATGCGAGAAACTGCCGAAGCTTATCTTGGTTCAAGTGTTCAGGATGCTGTTATTACAGTTCCTGCTTACTTCAATGATTCTCAGCGTCAAGCTACTTTAGATGCTGGGAAAATTGCTGGCCTCAATGTACTGCGGATCATCAATGAACCCACAGCGGCTGGAATAGCATACGGTTTTGAGAAGAAGGCTTTTGGGGCTTCTGCCAGGAATGTTCTTATCTTTGATCTTGGCGGTGGAAGTTGCGATGTTTCGCTACTCAATATTAACAATAATACTTATGATGTCAAGGCTACGTACGGAGATACCCATCTGGGAGGGAAGGACTTTGATGACAGGATGTTAGAGCATTTTGTTAGGAAGTTCAAGACGCAACACAAGAAGGATATTAGTGGATGCTCAAAGGCTCTTAGCAGGTTGAGAACATCTTGCGAGAGCGCAAAGAGGATCCTCACATACACTACTCGGGCAACCGTAGAAGTTTATAGCTTGTATGAAGGAGCCAACTTTCGTGCAACCATTAGCCGTGCTCAGTTTGAACTGTTGAACATGGATTTGTTCCAAAAATGTATGGGACTTGTTCAGAAGTGTTTGGTTATTGCTGAGATGGACAAGTACAGTGTTGACGAAATTGTCCTCGTTGGTGGATCCACTAGAATTCCAATGGTTCAGTATCTATTGAAGGATCTCTTCAATGGTAAGGATCTCTACAAGGGTTTCGACCCTGATGAGGCTGTGGCATATGGAGCTGCAGTGCAAGCTGCTATTTTGAGTGGTGAGTATAATAAAAAGGTGCAGGATTTGGTCTTGTTGGATGTCACCCCTTTTACTCTTTTTATTGAGCCAGAAGAAGGTCCTGCGAATGTGTTTATCCATCGGAAGACAACCATTCCCACCAAGAATAAACAGGTTTACACTCTCTGTaaggaaaacaataaaaacaGTACAAGTCTTAAGATTAATGTGTATGAGATGGGTGATAAATATATAACCAGTGTGGACAACTTGTTAGGTGAGTTTGAGTTGACAAGGTTTTCtgcagaaaattctgatattAGTAATTCGTTTCCGGTGTGCTATGAGGTCGATGCGAACGGTATATTCTATGTTACTGTTGAGGACATGCACACAGGGAATAAAGATAGTGTCAGAGTTTCAGATGATGTAAGAAGGTTGTCACAGGCTGAGATTGATAGGTTGATTCGAAAGGCTGAGCTGTACAAGTTAGAAGATGAAAAACTTCAGAAGAAGGTGGAGGCAAGGAACTCATTTGAGAATTACTCATACGAAATCCGGAACAAGATCAATAATGGAGGTAAGGCAACACTGACTGAAAAGATGGACATCATGGATGCATTCAACCACTCTATGGAATGGTTGGATAAATTAGCTGACCTAGAGCATATCCAAAACATGTGGAATACATTGCAAAACATTTGCGGACCTGATTTCACCATGGTGTACCAGTTAGGTGGTTCCGGTTCGGTCACAGGTGCTGCCTATCCTGACATGGGTGCCGATCCTAGCATGGGTGCTGCCTATCCTGACACAACTTTGACGTACCAATTGGGTGGTCCTGGTCCTGACATGAGTTCTGTTCCCAACATGGATGCTGCCTATCCTGACATAACTACGATGTACCAGTCGGGTGGTGCCAATCCTGCCATGGGCGCTGCCTATCCTGGCACGGATGATGCTCAACCTGAGACcgatgaatttgaggaaataTTTGAGTGTTGCTGCAGttga
- the LOC113328893 gene encoding heat shock 70 kDa protein 18-like isoform X1: MAGRKTRAAIGIDLGTTYSCVAVWKNERVEIISNDQGNRITPSYVAFNDSIRMIGEAARNQVARNPTNTVFNVKRLIGRKISDSLVQRDIKMWPFRVIAGQKNKLMIQVNYKGKEIQLTSEEISAMVLLKMRETAEAYLGSSVQDAVITVPAYFNDSQRQATLDAGKIAGLNVLRIINEPTAAGIAYGFEKKAFGASARNVLIFDLGGGSCDVSLLNINNNTYDVKATYGDTHLGGKDFDDRMLEHFVRKFKTQHKKDISGCSKALSRLRTSCESAKRILTYTTRATVEVYSLYEGANFRATISRAQFELLNMDLFQKCMGLVQKCLVIAEMDKYSVDEIVLVGGSTRIPMVQYLLKDLFNGKDLYKGFDPDEAVAYGAAVQAAILSGEYNKKVQDLVLLDVTPFTLFIEPEEGPANVFIHRKTTIPTKNKQVYTLCKENNKNSTSLKINVYEMGDKYITSVDNLLGEFELTRFSAENSDISNSFPVCYEVDANGIFYVTVEDMHTGNKDSVRVSDDVRRLSQAEIDRLIRKAELYKLEDEKLQKKVEARNSFENYSYEIRNKINNGGKATLTEKMDIMDAFNHSMEWLDKLADLEHIQNMWNTLQNICGPDFTMVYQLGGSGSVTGAAYPDMGADPSMGAAYPDTTLTYQLGGPGPDMSSVPNMDAAYPDITTMYQSGGANPAMGAAYPGTDDAQPETDEFEEIFECCCS, from the exons ATGGCTGGAAGAAAGACAAGAGCAGCCATAGGAATAGATTTAGGAACAACATATTCATGTGTAGCAGTATGGAAGAATGAGCGTGTTGAGATTATCTCTAATGATCAAGGAAATCGTATTACCCCTTCTTATGTTGCTTTTAATGATTCGATACGTATGATTGGTGAAGCTGCTAGAAATCAAGTTGCTAGGAATCCTACCAACACTGTTTTCA aTGTGAAACGTTTGATTGGCAGGAAAATAAGCGATAGCCTCGTTCAGAGAGATATCAAGATGTGGCCATTTAGAGTAATTGCTGGCCAAAAGAATAAACTCATGATTCAAGTCAATTATAAGGGAAAGGAAATACAGTTAACCAGTGAGGAAATTTCAGCCATGGTTCTCCTTAAGATGCGAGAAACTGCCGAAGCTTATCTTGGTTCAAGTGTTCAGGATGCTGTTATTACAGTTCCTGCTTACTTCAATGATTCTCAGCGTCAAGCTACTTTAGATGCTGGGAAAATTGCTGGCCTCAATGTACTGCGGATCATCAATGAACCCACAGCGGCTGGAATAGCATACGGTTTTGAGAAGAAGGCTTTTGGGGCTTCTGCCAGGAATGTTCTTATCTTTGATCTTGGCGGTGGAAGTTGCGATGTTTCGCTACTCAATATTAACAATAATACTTATGATGTCAAGGCTACGTACGGAGATACCCATCTGGGAGGGAAGGACTTTGATGACAGGATGTTAGAGCATTTTGTTAGGAAGTTCAAGACGCAACACAAGAAGGATATTAGTGGATGCTCAAAGGCTCTTAGCAGGTTGAGAACATCTTGCGAGAGCGCAAAGAGGATCCTCACATACACTACTCGGGCAACCGTAGAAGTTTATAGCTTGTATGAAGGAGCCAACTTTCGTGCAACCATTAGCCGTGCTCAGTTTGAACTGTTGAACATGGATTTGTTCCAAAAATGTATGGGACTTGTTCAGAAGTGTTTGGTTATTGCTGAGATGGACAAGTACAGTGTTGACGAAATTGTCCTCGTTGGTGGATCCACTAGAATTCCAATGGTTCAGTATCTATTGAAGGATCTCTTCAATGGTAAGGATCTCTACAAGGGTTTCGACCCTGATGAGGCTGTGGCATATGGAGCTGCAGTGCAAGCTGCTATTTTGAGTGGTGAGTATAATAAAAAGGTGCAGGATTTGGTCTTGTTGGATGTCACCCCTTTTACTCTTTTTATTGAGCCAGAAGAAGGTCCTGCGAATGTGTTTATCCATCGGAAGACAACCATTCCCACCAAGAATAAACAGGTTTACACTCTCTGTaaggaaaacaataaaaacaGTACAAGTCTTAAGATTAATGTGTATGAGATGGGTGATAAATATATAACCAGTGTGGACAACTTGTTAGGTGAGTTTGAGTTGACAAGGTTTTCtgcagaaaattctgatattAGTAATTCGTTTCCGGTGTGCTATGAGGTCGATGCGAACGGTATATTCTATGTTACTGTTGAGGACATGCACACAGGGAATAAAGATAGTGTCAGAGTTTCAGATGATGTAAGAAGGTTGTCACAGGCTGAGATTGATAGGTTGATTCGAAAGGCTGAGCTGTACAAGTTAGAAGATGAAAAACTTCAGAAGAAGGTGGAGGCAAGGAACTCATTTGAGAATTACTCATACGAAATCCGGAACAAGATCAATAATGGAGGTAAGGCAACACTGACTGAAAAGATGGACATCATGGATGCATTCAACCACTCTATGGAATGGTTGGATAAATTAGCTGACCTAGAGCATATCCAAAACATGTGGAATACATTGCAAAACATTTGCGGACCTGATTTCACCATGGTGTACCAGTTAGGTGGTTCCGGTTCGGTCACAGGTGCTGCCTATCCTGACATGGGTGCCGATCCTAGCATGGGTGCTGCCTATCCTGACACAACTTTGACGTACCAATTGGGTGGTCCTGGTCCTGACATGAGTTCTGTTCCCAACATGGATGCTGCCTATCCTGACATAACTACGATGTACCAGTCGGGTGGTGCCAATCCTGCCATGGGCGCTGCCTATCCTGGCACGGATGATGCTCAACCTGAGACcgatgaatttgaggaaataTTTGAGTGTTGCTGCAGttga